From the Pangasianodon hypophthalmus isolate fPanHyp1 chromosome 17, fPanHyp1.pri, whole genome shotgun sequence genome, one window contains:
- the LOC113544777 gene encoding protocadherin alpha-C2 has product MDPRAFAFCRRSWHVRFVMFSALWGLAFTVTRYSIPEETAEGTVVANLAADLGLEAHSLAERNVKLDYIHSKKYLDINKETGEMFITEKIDREHLCPAKTSSSCFLKMDVVIENPLRIFNIELEIMDINDNAPQFRRERIPLDISESARPGEKFSLTNAVDADVGENSIKTYFLSQSDEFTIEIQSGSDGTKYVDLVLQAPLDREKQAVHSLILTAVDGGTPARTGTATVIVKVLDTNDNAPQFDRQVYSVDLVENAPFGTLVMQLNATDTDEGTNAELAYSYTLYTSEKTQEKFSLNPKSGEIRVKGMIDYEETRSFEMYVEAKDKAVSPLSAQCKILVFITDLNDNYPDITIKSFKSSVKENAPTGTVIAVVSVSDRDSGDNGKVFLSLRDAEVLPFLLNKSSEDYFELTIKEPLDREKDSSYEITLHVMDRGTPPLTDNETISLEILDVNDNAPVFPQSFYMIHLPENNEPGELLCSLTAHDPDLNENQYLVYFIVEKEISNTSVSTLFSVNPENGNLHALRSFDYEREREFLFHVEARDSGVPPLSSNATVHVIILDQNDNAPQIVSPWRAHDSVVDQVISRAADQGSLVAKVIALDADSAQNSRVTYQFLQVTDASLFTLDRYNGEVRTARMFTYRDPKHQRLVIVAKDNGDPPRSATVTIKVSTVEQVVVTQLTETTEMPMEYDLFTDLNLYLLLSLGSVSFLLLITILVIIVLKCQKPKPSKAAVHGRNSVTSQRNSTIGDSTLISSDAYWYSLFLAETRKGKVVVRQPLSNGTGFIVSSIPRSAALTTTSESRSSTLQDSSSDLP; this is encoded by the exons ATGGATCCGCGAGCTTTCGCCTTTTGCAGGAGGTCATGGCACGTCAGATTTGTTATGTTTTCCGCACTATGGGGCTTAGCTTTCACCGTGACGCGCTACTCCATCCCGGAGGAAACAGCAGAAGGAACTGTGGTGGCAAATTTAGCCGCAGATTTGGGTCTGGAAGCGCACAGCCTCGCGGAGCGCAACGTGAAGCTCGACTACATCCACAGCAAAAAATACCTGGATATTAACAAAGAGACCGGAGAAATGTTCATAACCGAGAAGATCGACAGAGAGCACCTCTGTCCCGCAAAGACGTCCTCGTCCTGCTTCCTTAAAATGGACGTTGTAATCGAGAATCCGTTACGCATATTCAACATCGAACTGGAAATCATGGACATAAATGATAACGCCCCTCAGTTCAGGAGGGAGCGCATACCGCTGGATATCTCAGAATCAGCGAGGCCTGGAGAGAAATTTTCTTTAACCAACGCAGTTGATGCTGATGTTGGAGAAAACTCCATCAAGACTTACTTCCTGAGCCAAAGTGATGAGTTCACCATTGAGATTCAGTCAGGAAGCGATGGAACGAAATATGTGGACCTTGTTCTCCAAGCGCCTCTGGACAGAGAAAAGCAGGCTGTGCATAGTCTCATCCTGACAGCCGTGGATGGTGGCACACCGGCACGGACTGGTACCGCTACCGTCATTGTGAAAGTACTGGACACCAATGACAATGCTCCTCAGTTTGACAGGCAGGTGTATTCAGTCGATCTGGTCGAAAATGCCCCGTTTGGTACGCTGGTCATGCAGCTCAACGCAACAGACACAGATGAAGGCACCAATGCTGAGTTGGCATACTCATACACGCTGTACACATCtgaaaaaacacaggaaaagtTCTCGCTGAATCCCAAAAGTGGAGAAATCCGAGTGAAAGGCATGATCGATTATGAGGAGACGAGAAGTTTTGAAATGTACGTTGAAGCCAAAGACAAAGCGGTAAGTCCACTTTCGGCACAATGCAAAATATTGGTGTTTATCACAGACTTAAATGATAATTATCCTGACATCACGATTAAATCATTCAAAAGCTCAGTTAAGGAGAACGCACCCACGGGGACAGTGATAGCCGTGGTCAGTGTGAGTGACAGAGACTCTGGAGATAATGGCAAAGTTTTTCTTTCCTTACGCGATGCTGAGGTTTTGCCTTTTCTTCTAAACAAATCATCTGAGGATTACTTTGAACTGACTATCAAAGAGCCGTTAGACCGTGAGAAAGACTCTAGTTATGAGATCACACTCCATGTAATGGACAGAGGAACGCCTCCACTAACTGACAACGAAACCATTAGCTTGGAGATCCTGGATGTgaatgacaatgctcctgtgttTCCTCAGTCCTTTTACATGATTCACCTGCCTGAAAACAACGAGCCAGGTGAGCTTCTCTGTTCTCTCACTGCACACGACCCGGACCTGAATGAAAACCAGTACCTGGTCTATTTCATAGTGGAGAAAGAGATTTCCAACACGTCTGTGTCTACATTGTTCTCGGTGAACCCGGAAAACGGGAACCTGCATGCGCTGCGCTCCTTCGACTACGAGCGTGAGAGGGAGTTTCTCTTTCACGTAGAAGCTCGAGACTCTGGCGTCCCACCTCTCAGTAGCAATGCCACAGTGCACGTGATCATTCTTGACCAGAACGACAACGCGCCTCAAATCGTGTCACCGTGGAGGGCTCATGACTCTGTTGTTGATCAGGTGATCTCACGGGCCGCCGATCAGGGCTCACTGGTGGCGAAGGTAATCGCACTGGACGCCGACTCAGCACAGAACTCGCGTGTCACCTACCAGTTCCTCCAGGTCACTGATGCATCGCTGTTCACTTTGGACCGCTACAATGGAGAGGTACGGACCGCTCGCATGTTCACCTACCGAGATCCCAAACACCAACGGCTCGTGATTGTAGCCAAAGATAACGGAGATCCTCCACGCTCTGCCACAGTCACCATCAAAGTTTCCACTGTGGAGCAAGTAGTGGTCACGCAGTTAACAGAGACGACTGAGATGCCGATGGAATATGACCTCTTCACAGATTTGAACCTGTATCTCTTGCTCAGTCTGGGGtctgtgtcttttttgttgCTCATCACCATTTTGGTCATCATTGTGCTGAAGTGCCAGAAGCCCAAGCCCTCCAAAGCAGCTGTTCACGGTCGAAATAGTGTCACCAGCCAGAGGAACTCGACCATCGGTGACTCCACCCTCATCTCCAGTGATGCTTACTGGTACAGTCTGTTTCTAGCTGAAACACGGAAAGGAAAAGTGGTGGTTCGACAGCCGCTGTCCAACGGCACGGGCTTCATCGTGTCCAGTATACCACGGAGTGCTGCTCTCACGACTACCAGTGAATCGAGATCTTCCACACTGCAG GACTCCAGCAGTGATCTACCTTGA
- the LOC113544752 gene encoding protocadherin alpha-8-like, which translates to MMASCHGRFWIVSAYLLSFCARYAFSRQILYSVSEEVSPGTFVGNLAKDLNLKVDELESRMLRIVSGSAKKHFDVNIKTGALYVLETIDREELCPNNNACTESLEAILNNPLNVYSIEVKILDINDNKPAFSVKSQNIRISEHTLPGAKFALLGAEDPDVGSNSVSTYKLSSNPFFNLEVNAEADSAPFPELVLQKALDREKQAELQLVLTALDGGKPQRSGTTNIIITILDANDNAPVFAKQLFKAQVLENAVVGAVILKLNATDPDEGVNGEIIYTFKQGQKGIADKFALNSNTGEIAVAGLLDYEEANAYEILVEARDRGQSPLASHCKVLVEVLDLNDHAPEIKLSSLLDNVKEDAKKGTVIAFITVQDKDGGKNGKVRCFVSQNSPFVLESTQGKYYSLVLNGALDREENALYNVSVTATDEGVPPLSSTAVLTVHISDVNDNAPRFPESSVNVYVEENSPAGALIASVSAQDIDFGENAQITYSLLGNSNMPLSSAVSINSVTGEIYSMQSFNFEEMKTFQFQVQATDSGVPPLSSNVTVHVFILDENDNSPVFLPPYSEPGSVNTENIPYSAEAGYFVAKVRAVDADSGYNALLSYHISEAKGTNLFRIGTSTGEIRTKRRMSDNDLKTHPLIITVSDNGEPSLSTTMSIEVVVVENMDRLQPSLRQVPVKEENFSNLNLYLLIAIVSVSVIFLLSLIALIAAKCYGTDGGFSRSSAPVVTTHPDGSWSYSKSTQQYDVCFSSDTLKSDVVVFPSPFPPADAELISINGGDTFNRTQTLPSTTKVRDYTYIHFFAYRQ; encoded by the coding sequence ATGATGGCTTCATGTCATGGACGTTTCTGGATCGTCTCTGCGTATTTACTGTCCTTTTGTGCACGGTATGCCTTTTCCCGACAGATCCTTTACTCCGTGTCTGAAGAGGTGAGCCCGGGGACGTTTGTCGGAAATTTAGCCAAGGATTTAAACCTAAAAGTGGACGAGCTCGAGTCTCGCATGCTTCGAATCGTTTCAGGATCAGCAAAGAAACATTTTGATGTGAATATAAAAACCGGTGCACTGTACGTCCTGGAGACGATAGACAGAGAGGAGCTGTGTCCGAATAACAACGCGTGCACGGAAAGCTTGGAAGCCATACTCAACAATCCCTTAAATGTTTATAGCATTGAGGTAAAGATTCTGGACATTAACGACAACAAACCTGCTTTTTCAGTAAAATCCCAAAATATCCGGATATCTGAGCACACACTTCCAGGGGCTAAATTTGCTCTTCTTGGAGCGGAAGATCCAGATGTAGGAAGCAATTCAGTGTCCACTTATAAGCTTTCAAGCAACCCGTTTTTTAATTTAGAGGTAAATGCCGAGGCAGACAGTGCACCATTTCCAGAGCTAGTGCTGCAAAAAGCGttagacagagaaaaacaggcCGAACTCCAGCTCGTCCTGACTGCACTGGATGGTGGAAAGCCGCAGAGATCTGGTACCACTaacattatcatcaccattttAGACGCGAACGACAACGCGCCGGTTTTTGCAAAGCAATTGTTTAAAGCTCAGGTTTTAGAGAAcgcagttgtgggtgcagtgATATTAAAGCTCAACGCTACAGATCCTGACGAGGGCGTCAATGGAgaaataatttacacatttaaacaagGTCAAAAAGGGATTGCGGACAAATTCGCTCTCAACAGCAACACTGGAGAGATAGCAGTCGCAGGACTTTTGGATTATGAAGAAGCAAACGCGTATGAGATCCTCGTGGAAGCCCGGGATAGAGGACAAAGTCCACTGGCATCGCACTGTAAAGTGCTGGTGGAGGTGCTGGATCTCAATGACCATGCACCGGAAATTAAGCTCTCGTCTCTTTTGGACAACGTGAAAGAAGACGCCAAGAAAGGCACAGTGATTGCGTTTATCACCGTGCAAGACAAGGATGGAGGTAAAAATGGAAAAGTGCGCTGTTTCGTATCTCAGAATTCTCCATTTGTATTAGAGTCCACACAGGGGAAATATTATTCACTGGTCCTCAATGGAGCGCTTGACAGAGAAGAAAACGCCCTGTATAATGTCTCAGTAACAGCCACAGATGAAGGAGTCCCTCCTCTCTCCAGCACCGCTGTCCTGACCGTCcacatttctgatgtaaatGATAACGCACCTCGTTTTCCTGAATCTTCTGTGAATGTTTATGTTGAAGAGAACAGTCCAGCAGGTGCTCTAATAGCAAGTGTCTCTGCACAAGATATCGACTTTGGTGAAAATGCTCAAATAACTTATTCATTACTTGGCAACTCGAACATGCCTTTATCTTCAGCTGTTAGCATCAACTCTGTCACTGGAGAAATTTACAGCATGCAGTCTTTCAACTTTGAGGAGATGAAAACCTTCCAGTTTCAGGTTCAAGCCACTGACTCTGGTGTCCCTCCACTAAGTAGTAACGTGACTGTACATGTTTTTATCCTGGATGAGAATGACAACAGTCctgtttttctccctccttATTCTGAACCTGGATCAGTGAACACTGAGAACATTCCCTACTCTGCTGAAGCGGGCTATTTTGTGGCTAAAGTCAGAGCTGTAGACGCTGATTCAGGTTATAATGCACTATTATCTTATCACATAAGTGAAGCAAAGGGAACGAATCTCTTCCGAATCGGAACCAGCACAGGAGAAATAAGGACTAAAAGACGAATGAGTGACAATGACTTAAAAACTCACCCGCTTATCATTACTGTCTCGGATAATGGAGAACCTTCACTGTCCACAACTATGAGTATTGAAGTTGTGGTTGTGGAAAATATGGACAGGCTGCAGCCTTCACTAAGACaagtgccagtgaaggaggagaaTTTCTCTAATCTGAATCTCTATCTGCTGATCGCTATTgtctcagtgtcagtgatatttttactgAGCCTCATCGCTTTAATAGCAGCTAAATGCTACGGGACAGACGGAGGTTTCAGCAGGTCCAGCGCTCCAGTGGTCACTACACACCCTGACGGGAGCTGGTCTTACTCTAAATCCACTCAGCAGTatgatgtgtgttttagctCAGACACACTGAAGAGTGACGTAGTGGTTTTCCCCTCGCCGTTTCCGCCTGCAGACGCAGAGCTGATCAGCATTAATGGAGGAGACACTTTTAACAGGACACAAACTCTTCCGAGTACTACAAAGGTAAGGGATTATAcgtatatacatttttttgccTACAGGCAGtag